From Gigantopelta aegis isolate Gae_Host chromosome 11, Gae_host_genome, whole genome shotgun sequence, the proteins below share one genomic window:
- the LOC121385118 gene encoding piggyBac transposable element-derived protein 3-like gives MGGVDLFDRYLSDYRPSIRGKKWYFPFFTNALNVCATAAWRVHKELGGAETHLVFLRYIVRTLLKQVTTKRCLGTPRSVLPDILYDGAGHNQDKTSKEGRRRLCGKNTFYRCVKCNQRLHQKCFFPVSLQSVNDVAAKHCHRITQNHVQTLINLIK, from the coding sequence ATGGGAGGGGTTGACCTGTTTGATCGCTACTTGAGCGACTACAGGCCTTCAATACGTGGCAAGAAATGGTACTTCCCGTTCTTCACCAACGCGCTCAATGTCTGTGCTACAGCGGCGTGGAGAGTTCACAAAGAGCTGGGCGGCGCTGAAACTCATTTGGTATTCCTAAGATACATCGTCCGCACCCTTTTGAAGCAGGTAACTACCAAGAGATGTCTCGGGACACCACGGTCAGTTCTTCCTGACATACTGTACGACGGAGCAGGGCACAACCAGGACAAAACCAGCAAGGAAGGCCGACGCAGACTGTGTGGGAAGAACACATTCTACAGATGTGTAAAATGCAACCAGCGACTACACCAGAAGTGTTTTTTTCCCGTATCACTCCAGAGCGTGAACGATGTAGCAGCAAAACACTGCCACCGAATTACTCAAAACCATGTGCAGACTTTAATTAATctaattaaatga
- the LOC121385117 gene encoding uncharacterized protein LOC121385117 gives MNHSTPDLSAGDVRISDVLDQVLADNQDVDNIILLPPEEDGDVTDDDENEGDRAPHDVPGIVEADIQVTGEEADSKVGDIEQVTPAKKLKMNVIWKESSEDISEMPRKDIGKPCEQHPELVDKSPYELFMMYFSEILDHLVCETNRYAARQNDHTFNIKEDDMKRFCGIFLLSGYHTLPQQYMYLCTDEDVGVPLISSAMPRNRFKEIKKILAHGR, from the exons ATGAATCACTCCACCCCGGACCTATCAGCCGGCGATGTGAGAA TATCGGATGTTTTAGATCAAGTTTTGGCTGACAATCAAGACGTTGATAACATTATTCTTCTGCCTCCAGAAGAAGATGGTGATGtaacagatgacgatgaaaacgAGGGCGACAGAGCTCCTCACGATGTTCCTGGGATTGTAGAAGCTGACATCCAAGTGACAGGCGAAGAGGCTGATTCTAAAGTTGGAGATATAGAGCAAGTTACTCCAGCCAAAAAACTCAAAATGAATGTTATCTGGAAGGAAAGCTCAGAGGATATCAGCGAAATGCCCAGAAAAGATATAGGCAAACCTTGTGAGCAACATCCCGAGCTCGTAGACAAATCCCCCTATGAGTTATTCATGATGTACTTTAGTGAGATTTTGGACCATTTGGTTTGTGAAACCAATAGATATGCAGCTAGACAGAACGACCATACTTTCAATATTAAAGAAGATGACATGAAACGTTTCTGTGGTATCTTCTTACTGAGTGGATACCACACGTTACCTCagcagtacatgtatttgtgcaCTGACGAAGATGTCGGTGTTCCTTTAATTAGTTCTGCAATGCCACGCAACCGGTTcaaggaaataaaaaaaatacttgcaCATGGCCGATAA